A genomic region of Acidobacteriota bacterium contains the following coding sequences:
- the coaD gene encoding pantetheine-phosphate adenylyltransferase: MTQPYPTVAVFPGSFDPFHVGHVSIVERAMQIFPRIIVGVLQNTGKDSVFGPEERADMIREYYRDTPAVEVHSFSGLLVNFMQEMDATIIVRGMRAVSDFEYEFQMALMNRRLWPPVETVFLTPKEEVLYLSSRLVREVVTLGGDVTGLVPENVKVRLEDRFGTPG, translated from the coding sequence GTGACCCAGCCCTATCCGACCGTCGCCGTCTTCCCCGGCTCGTTCGATCCGTTCCACGTCGGGCACGTGTCGATCGTCGAACGGGCGATGCAGATTTTCCCTCGCATCATCGTCGGTGTCCTGCAGAACACCGGCAAGGATTCGGTGTTCGGTCCGGAGGAACGGGCGGACATGATTCGCGAATATTACCGGGACACTCCGGCGGTGGAGGTGCACTCGTTCTCCGGGTTGCTGGTCAACTTCATGCAGGAGATGGACGCGACCATCATCGTCCGCGGCATGCGGGCGGTTTCGGACTTCGAGTACGAGTTTCAGATGGCGCTGATGAATCGAAGGCTCTGGCCGCCGGTCGAAACAGTCTTCTTGACGCCGAAAGAGGAGGTGCTCTACCTCTCGTCCAGACTGGTGCGCGAGGTGGTTACGCTCGGTGGGGACGTGACCGGCCTGGTGCCGGAGAATGTGAAGGTCCGTCTCGAGGATCGGTTCGGAACGCCGGGCTGA
- a CDS encoding glycosyltransferase family 4 protein produces MRLAVFGSGHPYRGGVARTTTDLVAILAARGHELLFLTPSRQYPGWLFPGASDRDPDACPKLDCAEPLLDPMQPFSWRSARRRAMEFGADAWIIPYWTWAWAGLWRWLLRPGRPPVIGIAHNPADHGAGVLRRLAARSVLCRCDAIFTHASALEAEVVAMCPAAQTASHPLPPPEIGTLPSREEARKALAIPADRRVALFLGLIRSYKGADLLIEAVARQPEGSDWLLVVAGEPWENLGPELRSRVSGLGIEERVQLRLGWVPESEVPTLLAAADLVVLPYLSGSQSAVAPLALASGLPVLSTRVGGLAEVVRDGVNGVLVEPGSVDELARAFERLDRETLGSLAKGARRSRERLTWRGYAAELEGLLDEVVGTKSEF; encoded by the coding sequence ATGCGCCTGGCGGTTTTCGGATCAGGCCATCCCTATCGCGGCGGTGTGGCCCGCACGACGACGGATCTGGTGGCGATTCTTGCAGCTCGAGGCCACGAGTTGTTGTTCCTCACTCCCAGCCGTCAGTATCCCGGCTGGCTCTTCCCCGGCGCGAGCGACCGCGATCCCGACGCCTGCCCGAAGCTTGACTGTGCCGAGCCTCTGCTCGACCCGATGCAGCCATTCTCCTGGCGGAGTGCCAGGCGGCGGGCGATGGAGTTCGGAGCGGACGCCTGGATCATTCCCTACTGGACCTGGGCGTGGGCCGGTCTGTGGCGGTGGCTGCTGCGACCGGGCCGGCCGCCGGTGATCGGGATTGCCCACAACCCGGCCGATCATGGGGCGGGTGTTCTCAGACGACTGGCCGCACGGTCAGTCCTGTGTCGGTGCGACGCAATCTTCACGCATGCCAGCGCGCTCGAGGCCGAGGTTGTGGCGATGTGTCCGGCGGCGCAGACGGCTTCCCATCCGTTACCTCCCCCTGAAATCGGTACGCTCCCGTCTCGAGAAGAGGCCCGAAAGGCGCTTGCCATACCGGCCGATCGGAGAGTGGCGCTCTTTCTCGGCTTGATCCGGTCTTACAAGGGGGCCGACCTCTTGATCGAGGCCGTCGCCCGGCAGCCGGAGGGAAGTGACTGGTTGCTGGTGGTGGCGGGCGAGCCGTGGGAAAACCTGGGACCGGAGCTGCGGAGCCGGGTCAGTGGGCTCGGCATCGAGGAGCGTGTGCAGCTGCGGCTCGGTTGGGTGCCGGAGTCCGAGGTGCCGACACTCTTGGCGGCGGCCGACCTCGTGGTTCTGCCCTACCTCTCGGGATCGCAGTCGGCAGTCGCACCGCTCGCACTCGCGTCGGGCCTCCCGGTGCTGAGCACGAGGGTCGGCGGGCTCGCCGAGGTGGTTCGGGACGGAGTCAACGGCGTGCTTGTCGAACCGGGATCGGTCGACGAGCTCGCGCGTGCCTTCGAACGGTTGGATCGCGAGACTCTGGGTTCTCTTGCCAAGGGTGCCCGGCGAAGCAGGGAACGGTTGACGTGGCGCGGGTATGCGGCCGAGCTGGAGGGGCTGCTCGACGAGGTGGTCGG